The nucleotide window tttttcaaacacaaacatttttgatcagGATTTCTCAAGTATTCGGAAACTTGTTTATTCtttctgaatgaaatgaaaagttcaATATTCATCTTGTGTCTATGttagcttagaataaagacttgaaacaggaggaaacagctagctctCCAAATTCAAGCACACACCTACCTTATGTGCAGTTACATGCTGGAACTTATTCTTGGCAAACAATAGTTTGACCATTCATCCAGTCCTTCAGCGTCTCTAGTTACAGGGCTGGTTGCCAGATGCGGTCGATGCACACaggttttttctctgttctcttttgCATAGACACGAGGTAGTTATTGGTCGATATCTCATTTCACTTGAATAAGCTAATTTCCCAAAATACTGAACCTTTCCTTATGTCTGTTCTTAACGCACCTCCCAACGGGAAGTATAATGAACCCTTCATTGTGTTTGGTGCACAGGGCTGCTTAACCAtagttttgaaattttggaGTAGAGCCCGACTGATGCTAAATTCTTTAGGCTGATATTCAAaatttgatatttatatttgttcGAAAATTACGATAACATACCAGCCAAGGATCCCTTCAATATAgttattaaagaattgtgaccaagttacaccaatcagccacaacattaaagacagttttaatgttgtggctgataggtGTATGTACTGAGGAGgatattttacagctgaaaaataaacttgtcagtgctaTCAAGATATGctgtattttgcatttcttcTCTGAGATATTATTCCATTTTCAATCCACGACCACTGCACGTTGCTGAAGTGCCCTCAAGCAAAACAGCAAACTCCTCCTACCTGCTGACATCAACACAACCGTCTCAGACGTGAAATACCTGAAGGTGAACCAtggtggaaagaaaacaaagcacgCCATGTCAGGTTTTCCAATAACCATAAAAATtattaacatacatttttaaacatacaaaaacaaacaatacaaggCAGAAGGATGATAGAAGGCCAATGTCATTCcaacattaacaacaataatctgttttcattatAATAGTGAAATGAACTGACTGAATTGGACGTAACCTCGCTGTGACTCCAGTCTTTGTAATGACGCATTATCTCGATAACTAAAATAGTGCCTGCTGAGATGATCACAATCATACTtctctttaaagaaaaataaaacatatacacaAGAGCAGAAACCTACAGATCTCTTGAAGAgttcgtcttttttttttttttagtgcgGTTATAATAAGAGCTGTAATCTGCCTCGGCAACTAACTACATCACAGGAAGCACATAGACTGAAGGTTTTACATAAAACACTGTTCTGTGTATTAATTCAGCTGAGCAATCTGATAGGTGAGGGACATATTTCTCCTACAATGCATGGCTCAACAAccctttagttttttttttttgtttttttttaaatattatgtatAATTGTTTGGGAGGAAAGTAAAGAACTGCTGCATCTTTACAATAACTGGTAAAGATGCACCAGTTATTGTAGAATTTTAAAAGGTCCAACCTCTAATACTTGAATGATGCTATGACATTGACCTTTACACTGTATTCAAATTGTATATTTCAATCAATTACTTACCCTCAAACTATAAGTGCAAATCAGTACAGAACACAGGTTTATACAAAATGTTCAGTCTTGAgtaaatccaaataaaataaaaagtacatttgtgaaaaagaaatttaaaccTTCACTGCTTGTTAATCTcttcaaatacaaaacacaaccTACTGTGTTCTCTCTTACTGCATACATGCTGTGGAACAGACCCGATCATCTTCATGGGCATCTGACAGACACTTGTGTTTTCTACAGACGGCCAGGAGAACATTAGATCTACGCCATGTACACACAATTTCCGTAAtctttgggtttgtgtgtaaatacaAACTGGGATACTTTTGTTTCAGTACTATTATTATCGACCGACACTTTGTAGTAAACTGGAATCACAGGCTTCCAACACTCAATGTCTGAACTTTCTCACGGATACCTTCGAAACTTAAAACTGGACTGTTTCGCAatagcagatttgtttttgtcaattaTGGTGACATTAAATGTCCAACACATTCATGAACTGTCCCGGGAATATTCTTCTTATCTCTTCCTCCAAATTTTTAAGGTGCATTAAACCACGTTTTCAGCTCCTTAAATCCTTTGAGTTTCCACGAATTGTGACATTTAGAATCCATCACTGTGTTTGAAGTTCAAATGGAAGAGGAGGAACCAATGAAACTGCAGATCTGgctgtttttccatctgttacaaactatttaacattaaaacaaattgcCAAGGACAGAAAGCGCTTTGGCcaagtttcagttttctttctccGTCCTTTTACTCTTTCACTGATGATTTAGAAAAGACACCACAAGCAATTCCAAAGGCTTCAGTGAAATCACAAGAAAGCTGTCTGATCTTCTTAAACACCAAACAACTTCACAACAGGAAGGGTTTTGGCaatgataaaagcaaaaagacaaaaatctgttttaactGCAGATGCCTTTGGGCGAGGATCTGTTGACCTTCTTCATCAATGTTCAGCTGAAGTTGGTGAAATGGAGCCTGTATAAGTAGCACACTGTGATGAAGCAATTTCTCTTGTTTTGATCTGTACAACAAGTGGAACAGAATCCCACTTCAGTCAACCTCCAATTGAACAAAAGGGGGAAAAttaggttttgagatatttccaaatacatttttgatatttttaatagCTTCTCTTTTAGAGATGACCATTGGTGCATGACCAAACCAAACAGGCTTGATTGAAGgttgttttttctaaaaattattattaaatcgACCTGCAGGTGTCCAAGGCTTTCGACAGTCTCCAACTCTGAGGTTAAACTGGGACCAGTTCCTTCTGCTTCCTGTCTTATGAATCTCAGGTGTATGGAAGTCCACTTCTGCCAGGGGAAATAAAAAGGTGACAGGAATGGCAAACATAAACTTGACTCTTGGCAAgtcaaatgtttgaaattataAATCTATTaagttgttttaatttctgttttgtaattttaagtTGTAATGTTGATTTAATATCTGATTATTTTGACTTACCAtgagtatttttgttttcatcaattCTAACTATTcatctgttattttcttttcctgggCAGAAATGCTCCTCCATACAGTTCTGATGCCAGTCCTTACTGGATGTGACAGATGAGAAGGATTCGAGAATTCATCCACcgagctgttttgtttgttcctgtCTTCAAGTGTCccgaaaacaaacaaaagctccTTCTCCATCGTAATAgcaactgtttatttttctggtcCAAGAATTCACCTACTTctagccttttttcttttaagccCCCTCCAAAACCTTTCCTTCTTCACTGGGATATTTCAGTGGCCAGATTTGTAAGCTGATGTAggaaacataataaaaaatctCTGAAGACTTTCAGTTTGGTCATGTTCCATGCTGCCATCGACTCCAGAAATTTCACAGGACTCCAGGGATCATCCTCatcttgtttctctgttttctaacaGAGAAGAGTTGGCTACTATCAGACTTTTCAGTGACATGTTCATTAGCTGAGCCACATATCACCAAGACTGGATGAAATCTGACACTAAAAGTGAATCCAAAGGTTTTGTTTCTTAACGTGTAAGGAGGTCTTGGGAAATCATGACAAGATTCCAAAAGGtcaacaaatgtttaaaatgtgagaTTCTAAAAATCCTCCGTCTCGCTTCAACTTTCACAATATTTTTGGACAGCTTTCCTCTTTCTCAGAAAGGTATTAAGGGGCTTCAAAAATGTTTAGGACCTTGTAAGGGTAACGTAAAACCACATCCAatctattttttctattttaagagTCTAAGAAGGTCATAGATGAGAGGCTTCAACTTCACTAAGCCCATTCTTGAGAAGTATCTATCCTGTGTTCTTCCACAGCAAGAattcttttttccaattttttatttttgtgtttgatggTATGAGGGACAAGCACTTGATCAAATACTTCCACTGTTTCAACGTGTTGTGTTTCGTTTCTGTCTTGGTGTTCAGGATGCCCACTATGATCCTTTTTACGAAGTTTTGACCAGGTCGTAGACGTAAATGAGGAAGTCGTCGTCAAACTTGATGAAGTAGACAGAGGGTTTGGCCTCCACCTGGTGGATGACCATGCCTGTTCGTTTGCCGCCGTCCTCTTTGGCATATTCAACCTGTTTACCCACTAGGCTGTCCACCACCTCGCCAGGTTCCCTCTCCGTTGGGACACTGTCATCTACAGAGAGACGGAAAGAGAGATGTTACCACTGATCTTAATTATGTTGCCATCTTATTTGGTTTTTATCCTTCTActaaaactgataaaaacaaagactcAGATAAAAGGAGGTTTCTGACAGATTTAAAGGTaccattttggaaaatgcttGTTTGCCATCTAAACAGAGACAAGTGACATCTCTATAAACTAAAAAGTAATGTATCTGTAAGTTGCCGACATTAAATactataaaactgaaaacataaaaaagaaaaactttataaaactttataaatagaaattaaaattttttttttcaattttatagAAAAGCTAACTCCTTCTTGAGTTTGTTAATGAGTAAATGATACAGCAGGGGGACCTTGAAGAAGAAACTGAATGTAATAAATTGCCTAAAATTGTGGCTGTATGTAGCCAATATGTGAAAGAAGCAAGAATTAAATTGTTGAACAATAATTTCTGTTCGATGTAAAACTGTAACAGGAACTTCCCTACACTGTACTTGGGGATTTAGTTTGGTCAGACTGCTTTGGATCCAGGTATTAGACAGTTTAAGTGCCTGTTATGGTTCAGAAATCCCTTTAAGCCCCAAGTTATGCTTACTGGGGGACCAGTCCCAAATGCCAAACATATCCAAGTGCGcattttctgttgttactgTGGGTATAATAACAATCTGTCAAGTTATTTTAAGACactggaagaaaacaaaggctCCAGAACTGAAAGAATAGGTTAGTACAAGGGAGGAATTAGCATCTTACAAATGTATACTTAGTAAAATAAGTGTTGGTCAGGAGGAAGGGGTGTCTCCCTGGGACTGATTCTGGGCTTACATTATAGATAGGACTAAATGGAAATCAGTCTCCTCTGTGATTATGTGAACCTGTAGTATGACTCAAGATATATGTATGAcatgttttccctcttttgtgttggttttttgttttttcccctctggatgtattcatttgtttatttcctccTAGATTTATGTACTAGAGTCTGCttctcaaaaagtaaaaatgaccCTTGTGTTCCTGTATCCTGGAAACAATAATATATGTATGCCAGGTACCGAGCCtttaaaaaactaataataacaattccaaaaagaataattcatttaaacatcagaattttcaataaatcaaaaatttgaTGCAAGACCATTCCAATAATATCGGGTGCATTTACACCTGCCTTTTAAAGTGTATAAAGTAACTGGATATAGTATACTAGATATAATCCAAATGTTCAAGACACATAAAAGGAGCATGTGTGCTCAGGTAGGTTCTTCTTTGAAATCCccacctgttaaaaaaaaagggttgaacAAAGTAACTTCACTCACTGGAGTCAGGCATGATGCGAAGGTCTCCTTCTTTATAGTCATCCAGTAGCTGGTACATATAGAGGACGGGGTCTTTCTCGTAGGTGATGTAGAACCAGGTGGTCATGATGGGAGCCCGGGCCAGCACCATCCCCCTCCACTCCTCCTTTGGACCCTCCTCCGTCTCAAACATGTGCTCCACCGCTTTTCCTATCATGGCGTCTGCCAGACTGACGTCTGTCAGACGAGATTTCGCTGCagggataaaaataaatattaatattaatacatattaagaaaaatatataaccCCTGTTAGCACTCCTGTGAGGCTGATGTCCATTGCCCACCAGAAAACAGAACTAATGGACAGAAAATGCTATACTTCTCTGTCTATCACCTGTCTATCATTACCACTATCTGGACAAGAAATGGTAAATTTGTCCAGAGGGTAGTGCCAGAGAAGTCATGTTGTTAGCTAAATCAAAAGGGTTTATCTGAgcgttagcatgttagcatgttattGTGGTCTACAGAAGTGAAtgtattagcatttagcatgTTATGTTTTGTGGTCAGTGTGATCTACGCTCAGTTCAGTCTTACCCAGTCTGTCAGGGAGCACCTCCAGCCCCTGAACCCTCTCGTCTTTATGAAGCTCCAGACCATAAACACAGTCGAAACCATCATATTTTATCAGATAGAGAGCTGGGTTCACTGGCACCTGTTTGAAAACACATACAATtgaaaacacttgttttttctttttcttgtgccTCTATCCACACATCCTTCCCTCCTTTATTCATATACGGCAACAACATTAGACATTATAGTTTGCTGGAAGTAGGCACCAGTGTAGCAGTGAAGATAAAGCGCTCAGCATAGGTGTATGCAGATAGAATGAGCACCAGATGTTTAAAATGGACTGCCTGTGTTGTTAGATAAGGATCATGGACATATGATTGGACAGTATATGAAAAGTGACTATAAAATAACTTCTGTGCCGGCGTGAACTACTACAAGGTTCCATTAATCCCTCATTCAATCAGTAATTACTCAACTGTTTGATTACCTGGTCAAGTACAGTTCCCTTCCAGACCACATGGCCTCCTCCTTCTTTCCACACGTGCTGGATCCTGCAGCCGACGATGTTGCGCCGAGGCTGCGACAGAACTTTAGTGGTCGGACCCAGACTGCTCTTATGTTTCCTTTACAGTGATATGAAACAACAAGGTCAGCATTATCTGCTgagattgtgtttgttgtttgtactTTGAGCTGCATCTGTTTGATTCCCTTATGTGGGAACAGAAACATTATCTTATATTCTAATCTCATCTTTCCTGCTACAGGATATTTGAGTCAGATTATTCTGGCCATATCAAAATTAATTAGCAGCAAAGCATCCTAACTCACTTATGGGgattctttttcttcatcatatTTGCAGAAACACCTGCATGCCCTaaggagaaaacaaatcaaagcaCATTTATCAAAACACTGTACAAATTACAACTTTCTGCCAAAAATACAATGGCGGTGGTTTTGTGTGTCCTAGTCAGTTAACTACAGATCCTGGATACTTTATATTACTGCTGACCATTTTTAGAagcattttaataaaagtgaAGACCTCTGCACTGTCTCACATAGtactgctttattttgtttgctgtaTGAACAAATATTACTTACAGAAGTTCcacagttatatatatatatatatatatatatatatatatatatatatattgatacaTAGATGCTAAATATGACCATTCCCCATTATAAGGATTATTGGTATTTTTGATCTTGCTTTTGACAGTTAGATCTGTTTATGCTTTTTCATATTCCAGAGACTTAAACTTGCTGCTGAGATAATCCATCACATTTAAGGTTTAGTCagcttcatttttctgtcaacacTGTTGTGCAGTAAAACTGTTGTGAGCAGCATTTGAAAACTCTTCTTCATCATGTGTTTATGGACCGTACTGTACCAGTGATTTTGCACTTTTGCAGTTCAAGACTCTAAGTTGATTTTCatataaatgaactgaaaccaaaggaaataaatcagaaaactAATACCACCAACAAGGGCTGGCTGCAAGTCACATGTGCGACATGTTGCAAGTCACATGTGCGACATGTTGCAAGTCACATGTGCGACATGTTGATAGCCGTGTGTCCTGGCAGTGAgggtgacctctgacctgcatcagctgtgtctctgtgtcccGGAGTGTTCTTCATTCATCTGGAGGCAGGGAGGCAGCCAGGCTGCCCGGCCACACAGCTACAACACAAACTTGTCCAGGGCTGAAACAACAgaaggacaaaaacagagaatatTGTATCTACTGTGAGGAATAATTCAATCACTACCAGCCGAAAATACCAGATGAAGCCTGGGATCAGATCATCAATAATCTTTACTGATATCTATGGGTGAAAAGCAGGATTTCCAGCAACATCAATAGACCTCATCTAGTGTCTGAAAAACTGCTGACAAGGCTGACAAAGATTGTAATTTTTTCTCCCATTCATGACTGACAGAGGTACAAAAATACAGCTTGATATTCATTATCACGATGATGTTGATTTGTCTAAAGTTTCTGGAAACTGTGCGATACCATTTTCTTATCTTATATACAGTGCCTTCAGAAAGTATCAGACCACTTCATTTTTGCACgctttattgtgttgtataattagttttaaaatggTAACAATGCCAATTTCTCCCATAAAgctacactcaataatccataatgacaacgtgaaaacaggtttttagaaatttttgcaaatttattaaaaaaattcagaaaattaaatCTCACATTTACAACAGTATTCAGACttttaattcagtactttgtagatGCCCCTTTGGTAACAATTATAGGTTTGAGacttcttgggtaagtctcttcttcctgaagccactgtatatccAGGGCCTGTACAGCAAAGCAAGATTAGTGgattattcagttattttggTTTATCTCAGGTTGTCTGTTATTGTGAAGCTGGCTCAATTTTATCCGTGGTACACTACCATGGTAACCTATGCTGCCCAAGACTAATGCACTACTAGTCAAGCTTCAAAAAACGTGAATAAATAGACCTTCCAACAACTTCAAAGTTGGTTGATTTATGATTGTTGATATCCTCTGCATACAGTATTATATTACAACTACTTTTTAGTGGGGTTGGATGGTGTCAAGCACTGCAAACTGGCTTCAAATGTCTGgtcatatttgaaaatattctaTACTTATTACATCCtaattttgctgattttatcTAATCAAAGTTCTTCTATGACGAATGCTTAGACAGCTTTTAACGTTTTAGAACTAGCATTCTAACACGCTACCATTATCAAGCTAACATTCTTACAGTGAGCATATTAACATGCATGTAAAATACTTCTGAATGTTATCATGCTGACTTTTGTTGTGAAACATTTAGCACATTAGTATGCTAAATATACAAACCATACAATAACATAGGTTACATGCTAATAAGTACAATAGCATGTTATCATGTTATCATGTTCTGCCAGCATTAACATGCCAACATACTGAATATTAGTATGTTACATTAACATGTTAAATGTTAGCATATTATCCTTTTTTTGCCAAGATTAGCGTGCTATCTCCTTCTCCTGGTCATTGTTTGATTGCTGCAAAACTGTCGTTGAGTAATTTGTTCCACTTTCAGGGAAGTGCTTGAGACTGTCATCAGAGGCTGATAGTGGGAAGTACCAGCATTAGATGATTTAGTCCATGTCTTTGGTTTGTGGTGATCTTGGCAACCTCAGAAATTAAGGAGCAGTTTTTGTACGTTTTGGCCCCTTTACTAAGAATTACATACACTGTCTATCAAGTGATAGACAAAATTAGCTTATACGATTAGCATGTTAAAGGATTGGTTtgcaatttttcaagtctgttttaaaataatactcAGGGTCATTGTGAACACTGGAACAGGTTTTGCATGCTGTAGCCATTACAAAATATGTGAACCCATTCTTTAAAGGTTAGCACGTTTTCGCATTTTGCCAACATTAACATGGTGATATaccaaacattagcatgttacTAACGTGGGGAATGAGCAAGCATTGCTTGATCATTTTAATGGTTTCAGAACAATTGATTTTGTTAATAAGGTGAAGACCAGCGAATTTTTATTCCTAGATGGGTGAAACCTTAAAGGTCTAGTGAATATCTCTTCATGGTCCGCTAGCTGtccgttctgtgtgtgtgctatgtGTGGGTAAGACATTCATCTTACTCTCTAGTTTGCCAGGATATGTTGTTGGTGTGATGTcagctatagtagcaggagagttgtgcgtatcgctgtctgcagctggtgtgctggctctgggaaaccgtctCTACCTCTCTGCATATTAGCTTtacagcagcaactgtagcaacagtttgctgtctcgttgctctatatcatggtataTGTCCGTACAATGTGCAAAGAActaaaacacaattttactggtacagtgggattatttgggttgatgcataatttgaaatgctatgccaggtaacaTTAATTTACTTGTcagcttagctacaaacctacagtcctctctgtcactgtagttttgtaaaaaacaatCTGAACAACTAACTATCGCTAGTTTTTACTCCGCTGTGTcttggatgctgtgtttgtgtacatgtcatttgtttgatgagGTTTTATATtgtaaggtttgttttgcttcagctctGAGAAAGTATCTTCCACACCATATAAAACGCTCTTGATTCCAtcgttgccttggcaatgcgcATCCATGAATTTGGAGGGCAGAGCTTCTGatggagcactgaagggaggggtgtatttgttttgctgttaaaATACCAGCATTTCTCCAGCACTGCTTACTCCACCTTTTAGATTCGATTGGAACCGGGAATAATTGGATTGGAATAGacttaataataattttaaatactTTCAAAACCTCAGGAACTGATGTAGTAATactggaaaagaaaagcaaagtatcatctggaaacattaaaactgtAGGATTTGTATTTGTTATAGTACTAGTATATATATTTGCACTACTATGAATTGGAAATTTTCATGCAATACCCAGTCCTATTCTTCAGTAGACATTTTACAATAATGTGatgatttacattaaaaaaaaaactaggtcGCTAAAGCTTTTACCCAGTCTCAAGTATTCAGGAATGATGGTGAGTTGTTTAGCACTTTCAGGTTTTCAGGAGTCAGGCTTCACGTCTACAGGGCAAAACCAGGATCAAACCTgtgacaataaaacacaattcaaCAAAACTGTCAGATGATTGATCTGAAAACAAATGCATCAGGGTCacaattatgttttatttcactgtgactTTCAGTAACTGATAACAGTAAAATAAGTTCAAATTTTAGATCTGTAGTTGAATTATTGATATATACAAGCCCATATGACCACCTGTCACCATgaagttttatatttaatgatGACAGCTGAGCTACCACAATAATGAGAGTGCAAAGGGAGACTATgaaatgtggctgaaagctctggaaaagctagtgtttggacttttggttaagatttcttttttttttttgtcaaaccatGTAAATCTCTCACTCAAACCATCCAGTTAATGTTTCTGGTTGTGAGAAGCAGGGGGCAACATGCCgactgtctgactgtgtctgcTACAGTCAGGCAGTCTGCTCTGACAGTGAAGGTGTCTGAGGAATTTTGATTCTGCAGTCtctctgtttgacatttttgcattcTGTCCTGAACTCTGACTGCAGGCTTCATTATTCATCAGCAGGAAGGACTCATCAGACCCTCCATGTTATCTTTATCACAGCAGCATTTTGGGGGTTAAATACAATATTATTAAATGTTGAAT belongs to Xiphias gladius isolate SHS-SW01 ecotype Sanya breed wild chromosome 20, ASM1685928v1, whole genome shotgun sequence and includes:
- the LOC120806568 gene encoding spindlin-1-like, whose amino-acid sequence is MKNTPGHRDTADAGHAGVSANMMKKKNPHKKHKSSLGPTTKVLSQPRRNIVGCRIQHVWKEGGGHVVWKGTVLDQVPVNPALYLIKYDGFDCVYGLELHKDERVQGLEVLPDRLAKSRLTDVSLADAMIGKAVEHMFETEEGPKEEWRGMVLARAPIMTTWFYITYEKDPVLYMYQLLDDYKEGDLRIMPDSNDSVPTEREPGEVVDSLVGKQVEYAKEDGGKRTGMVIHQVEAKPSVYFIKFDDDFLIYVYDLVKTS